A genomic window from Silene latifolia isolate original U9 population chromosome Y, ASM4854445v1, whole genome shotgun sequence includes:
- the LOC141627286 gene encoding uncharacterized protein LOC141627286 — translation MVEYVDILERLGCKIPKTLVVDRILHSLPTKFAHFRVNYNMNDMDKSYHEIHALLTQAERDMEASGSEKGDVLTMKLKNMSLGAKKGKEKEKSQFKKSSKKHDKGKGKAVENGNPKAKSVKLSEAECFHCNGKGHYRRSCPKYLEDLKEGRVTPIGYKGRESISKR, via the exons ATGgttgaatatgttgacatcctagagcgtctagggtgtaagattcctaagactcttgtggtggatcgtatccttcactcactccccaccaagtttgcccactttagggtaaactacaacatgaatgacatggataagagttaccatgaaattcatgcactcctcacccaagcggagagggatatggaggctagtgggagtgaaaagggagatgttttaaccatgaagttaaagaacatgtctcttggagctaagaaaggaaaagagaaagaaaagtcccaattcaagaaatcgtcaaagaaacatgacaagggaaaggggaaggccgttgagaatggcaatcccaaggcaaaaagtgtcaagctctccgaggccgaatgtttccattgtaatgggaaggggcattataggaggagttgtcccaaatacttggaggatctcaaggaagggcgtgtgacgcctattg ggtataagggacgtgaAAGCattagcaaaaggtga